A section of the Verrucomicrobium sp. GAS474 genome encodes:
- a CDS encoding DUF2334 domain-containing protein, which produces MPFLVVLAVAFLTAPFLSAQEEAPAAKAEKPFSVILKLDDLNGYKGELGRWQKLRDFAVERQLKLSIGIICNSLEGEGKESYYAWIKEFQQTGLVEFWNHGYDHLAWKDEAGKQFWEFKGPSYEQQKDHLVRSQQLAKDKLGITFRAFGPPFNLTDAATLKALSEDPDLQIFLYGQPQTASATPHLLILDHTDLTIEEPTFVPNPAKVEGAYAKLVGSRDCFVMQGHPGKWDDARFANFVAIVDFLTAKGARFITPSEYLESRAGGTKAATP; this is translated from the coding sequence TTGCCCTTTTTGGTCGTGCTGGCCGTCGCTTTTCTGACGGCCCCGTTTCTCTCCGCACAGGAGGAAGCCCCGGCTGCCAAGGCGGAGAAGCCGTTCTCGGTCATCCTGAAGCTCGATGACCTCAATGGATACAAGGGCGAGTTGGGCCGGTGGCAGAAGTTGCGGGACTTCGCCGTCGAGCGGCAGTTGAAGCTCTCGATCGGGATCATCTGCAATTCCCTGGAGGGCGAGGGGAAGGAATCGTATTATGCCTGGATCAAGGAATTCCAGCAGACGGGCCTGGTCGAGTTCTGGAATCACGGATACGACCACCTGGCGTGGAAAGACGAGGCGGGGAAGCAATTCTGGGAGTTCAAGGGCCCTTCCTACGAGCAGCAGAAGGATCACCTCGTCCGCTCGCAGCAGCTGGCCAAGGACAAGCTGGGGATCACCTTCCGCGCCTTCGGGCCGCCCTTCAACCTGACCGATGCGGCGACGCTGAAGGCCCTTTCCGAGGATCCCGATCTCCAGATCTTCCTCTATGGGCAGCCCCAGACGGCCTCGGCAACGCCGCATCTCCTCATCCTCGATCACACCGACCTGACGATCGAGGAGCCGACCTTCGTCCCGAATCCGGCGAAGGTCGAGGGGGCCTATGCGAAGTTGGTCGGGAGTCGCGATTGCTTCGTGATGCAGGGCCATCCGGGGAAGTGGGACGACGCCCGTTTTGCGAACTTCGTCGCCATCGTCGATTTCCTCACGGCGAAGGGGGCCCGCTTCATCACGCCTTCGGAATATCTGGAAAGCCGCGCCGGCGGGACGAAGGCCGCGACGCCCTAG
- a CDS encoding Fic family protein, with translation MKSSLPLLPLPPSVQLESAPILKCLVQAHRRLAELKGAVTAIPNEEILIDTLSLREAKDSSTIENIITTEDELFQADAVGGTFQTPAAKEVHSYAAALKVGFRHVRKEGVIRLKHILEIQATLVENRAGLRKLPGTVLKNSNTGAVVYEPPQDSAEIERLMGNFVEHMNRDEAGDPDPLIRMAILHYQFESIHPFYDGNGRTGRILNLLHLVQHRLLDLPVLYLSSYIVRHKEAYYSGLQAIREKEDWEGWILFMLMAIEATALETLITVQHIKNLIAETKLRLRTELPGIYSQDLLNNLFRHPYTRIEFVARDLRVVRLTATKYLEAMAKAGIVEKLKIGRNSYYVNVPLFRLLSGPAA, from the coding sequence ATGAAGTCATCTCTTCCTCTCCTCCCCTTGCCCCCATCAGTCCAACTGGAGAGTGCTCCCATCCTGAAGTGCTTAGTCCAGGCGCACCGTCGCCTTGCTGAACTGAAAGGGGCAGTGACGGCCATCCCGAACGAAGAGATCCTCATTGATACCCTCTCTCTCCGCGAAGCCAAGGACTCCTCCACGATTGAGAACATCATCACGACCGAGGACGAACTCTTTCAGGCGGACGCCGTCGGCGGCACATTCCAGACCCCCGCGGCGAAGGAGGTCCACAGCTACGCCGCCGCCCTCAAAGTCGGCTTCCGGCACGTCCGCAAAGAGGGTGTGATCCGGCTCAAGCACATCCTCGAAATCCAGGCGACCCTCGTCGAAAACCGGGCCGGCCTGAGGAAGCTTCCCGGGACAGTTCTGAAGAACTCCAACACCGGGGCCGTCGTCTACGAGCCGCCGCAAGATTCAGCGGAGATCGAAAGGCTCATGGGCAACTTCGTCGAACACATGAACCGGGATGAGGCGGGCGATCCGGATCCGCTGATCCGCATGGCGATCCTCCACTACCAATTCGAGAGCATCCACCCCTTCTACGACGGGAATGGGCGCACCGGGCGCATTCTGAACCTCCTCCACCTCGTGCAACACCGGCTCCTCGATCTCCCGGTTCTTTACCTCAGCAGCTACATCGTCCGGCACAAGGAGGCGTACTACAGCGGCCTTCAGGCGATCCGCGAGAAGGAAGACTGGGAAGGGTGGATTCTCTTTATGCTTATGGCGATTGAAGCGACAGCTTTGGAGACGCTCATTACAGTGCAGCACATCAAAAATCTCATTGCCGAGACCAAGCTTCGCCTCCGCACGGAACTCCCCGGGATCTACAGTCAGGATTTGTTGAACAACCTTTTCCGGCACCCCTACACGCGAATCGAGTTCGTTGCGCGGGACCTCCGCGTTGTGCGCCTCACGGCAACGAAGTATCTGGAAGCAATGGCGAAGGCCGGAATCGTCGAGAAGCTGAAAATCGGGCGAAACAGCTACTACGTCAACGTCCCACTGTTTCGGCTGCTGAGCGGCCCGGCAGCCTAG
- a CDS encoding helix-turn-helix transcriptional regulator translates to MLHGPVHPRITLLWAYHGTLFLSDSWIEEFEVQPGVFFVESGLIGLRHEGKETLCRPGDLFFTFTGHRSQFAAPGTRLLSIGYQLGLVDQPPLYDLPFGLHVPKSQRRAADHALQAASVALCRAVHPKLRHPSSIQSYPEEAPDLVHHAARQAALWKWLTVLMACLEKRKTTPRPFSIQDSTVGKVRTALDKRPLNKSASSISVDLALNVGWRRVQQLFRAELHMSPSQYFERRRLRHAQMRLSEVGVSVKEVASELGFSSLSHFSFWFKRHCGCAPRVFQTRL, encoded by the coding sequence ATGCTGCACGGTCCCGTCCACCCCCGCATCACCCTGCTCTGGGCCTATCACGGCACCCTTTTCCTCTCCGATTCCTGGATTGAGGAATTCGAGGTGCAGCCCGGCGTCTTCTTCGTCGAAAGCGGCCTGATCGGCCTCCGCCACGAAGGGAAGGAAACGCTCTGCCGCCCCGGCGACCTCTTCTTCACCTTCACCGGCCACCGCTCCCAGTTCGCCGCCCCCGGCACCCGCCTCCTCTCCATCGGCTACCAGCTGGGGCTGGTCGACCAGCCGCCGCTCTACGATCTTCCCTTCGGCCTCCACGTCCCCAAGAGCCAACGCCGAGCCGCCGACCACGCCCTCCAGGCCGCCTCCGTGGCCCTATGCCGGGCGGTCCATCCGAAACTGCGCCATCCCTCCTCGATCCAGAGCTATCCGGAGGAGGCCCCCGACCTCGTCCACCATGCCGCCCGACAGGCCGCCCTCTGGAAATGGCTTACGGTCCTGATGGCGTGCCTCGAAAAACGGAAGACCACTCCCCGCCCCTTCTCCATTCAGGACTCGACCGTCGGGAAGGTCCGGACCGCCCTCGATAAAAGGCCGCTGAACAAATCGGCCTCCTCCATCTCAGTCGACCTCGCCCTCAATGTCGGGTGGCGGCGGGTGCAACAGCTTTTCCGGGCCGAGCTGCACATGTCGCCGAGCCAGTACTTCGAGCGTCGCCGCCTCCGCCACGCCCAGATGCGGTTGAGCGAGGTCGGAGTCTCGGTGAAGGAAGTCGCCTCGGAACTCGGCTTCTCGAGCCTTTCTCACTTCTCCTTCTGGTTCAAACGCCATTGCGGCTGCGCCCCCCGGGTCTTCCAGACCCGGCTTTAG